The Spirosoma foliorum genome has a window encoding:
- a CDS encoding IS701 family transposase: protein MKVTAQLYGQFLLSSQINYTATYLADHLEGITHDNVQYFLKASRVAPRQVWQHVRHQIQLDTDGYILFDDTVLNKEHSHKIELVRRQYSGNAHGIIKGIGVVNCVYFNPKINQFWLIDYRIFNPDEDGKSKLDHVLDMLNQLAPRQISYRIVLMDSWYAVTDLFKWLITNEKLFYCPIKSNRKVDDSGGKESYQPVSYLSWSAQQVQQGKLVKVHKMPQNTYLKLFRVLVSTHRTDYIVTNDLAQNETSAAEEKSGIRWTIEQFHREDKQITGLECCQCRLARSQRNHIGLAALTWLRFKQLAYQTKKTVYQLKQGLLDAYLRQELANPSVAFA from the coding sequence CTACTGAGTAGCCAGATCAACTATACGGCTACCTACTTGGCTGATCACCTGGAAGGGATCACCCATGACAATGTGCAGTACTTTCTCAAAGCTAGCCGAGTGGCACCTCGCCAGGTCTGGCAACATGTCCGCCACCAAATTCAACTGGATACCGATGGCTATATCCTCTTTGATGATACCGTGCTCAATAAAGAACATAGTCATAAAATTGAACTGGTTCGTCGGCAATACAGTGGAAATGCTCATGGAATCATCAAAGGCATCGGTGTGGTTAATTGTGTCTACTTCAATCCTAAAATTAATCAGTTCTGGCTCATTGACTACCGTATTTTTAATCCCGATGAGGATGGAAAAAGCAAGTTGGATCATGTGTTGGACATGCTTAACCAACTAGCACCCCGCCAGATCAGTTATCGAATCGTCTTAATGGACAGTTGGTATGCTGTGACCGACCTCTTCAAGTGGCTCATTACCAATGAAAAACTGTTTTACTGTCCTATCAAGAGCAACCGTAAGGTCGATGATTCAGGTGGCAAAGAATCGTATCAACCTGTCAGCTATCTGAGCTGGTCAGCTCAACAGGTGCAGCAGGGTAAGCTGGTTAAAGTACACAAGATGCCTCAAAACACCTATCTTAAACTGTTCCGCGTACTGGTGTCTACCCACCGGACGGACTATATCGTCACCAACGATTTAGCTCAAAATGAGACGAGTGCCGCTGAAGAAAAAAGTGGTATTCGTTGGACAATTGAGCAGTTTCATCGAGAAGATAAGCAGATCACGGGTCTGGAATGTTGTCAATGTCGATTAGCTCGTAGTCAACGCAATCACATTGGCTTAGCGGCTCTGACTTGGTTACGTTTTAAACAGTTGGCTTATCAGACTAAGAAAACGGTTTACCAACTCAAACAAGGCTTATTAGATGCTTACCTTCGTCAAGAGTTGGCGAATCCTTCAGTTGCCTTTGCGTAA
- the cas6 gene encoding CRISPR-associated endoribonuclease Cas6, with translation MRLQLQLTPNTQPVPYDHLHQLTGALHKWLGRNDIHDGLSLYSFGWLRGGESRNASLRFPKGANWNISFFDDEKARQLLKGILDQPELGFGMQIYEIREVAPPPFQAQHYFLTDGSSIVIRQKRPDGSRAYLLWDDPATDQALTQSFQRKLIAAGFSGADLGVTVSFDRTYQTARTRKIAIKGTNHRGSECPVIVEGTPDALHFAWTVGLGELTGSGFGALR, from the coding sequence ATGCGTCTTCAACTACAACTAACGCCCAATACCCAACCGGTTCCCTACGACCATTTACACCAGCTTACTGGTGCTTTGCACAAATGGCTAGGCCGAAACGATATTCACGATGGCTTGAGTTTATATAGCTTCGGCTGGTTACGAGGGGGCGAAAGTCGCAATGCTTCCTTACGTTTCCCCAAAGGAGCCAATTGGAACATATCTTTTTTTGATGACGAGAAAGCTCGGCAACTACTAAAAGGTATATTGGACCAACCTGAGTTGGGCTTTGGTATGCAGATTTATGAGATTCGTGAGGTAGCCCCACCACCGTTTCAAGCCCAGCATTATTTCCTGACAGACGGCTCCTCGATTGTCATTCGCCAAAAACGGCCCGATGGCTCGCGAGCCTATCTACTCTGGGATGATCCAGCTACTGATCAGGCGCTAACCCAGTCATTTCAGCGCAAACTTATAGCGGCTGGCTTTTCTGGAGCCGATCTCGGCGTTACAGTTTCGTTCGATCGTACCTACCAAACTGCCCGCACTCGAAAGATCGCTATTAAAGGTACTAATCATCGGGGAAGTGAATGCCCGGTGATTGTTGAGGGAACTCCCGATGCACTACATTTTGCCTGGACGGTGGGACTTGGTGAATTAACAGGCAGTGGTTTTGGCGCATTACGTTAA
- the cas3 gene encoding CRISPR-associated helicase Cas3' translates to MELLAKSPEQGGLTLLQHTQHVVDCILKMAREYGFNTRLARLGAVLHDLGKAHPYFQRVLQGKIGKIENDESDPHRHEISSLLFLPLFDRRDWPILIDTVVAHHKSLKSLQNNNASRRGLNDLKRDFGPNDVFLRHADYTYSGCHEVWEVWSARVEPVVKAFKVNYRLISREEAREAFDYAIEYCKSRPTGRSRWRGLLMSADHFASEHMHEAKSLLNSYYKRPNLTYYSRQSDLHPLSLLPTDRRNRHTLVIAPTGAGKTDFLLRRCLGRVVYTLPFQASINAMYLRVNENLNKKDGKWLPRNEQTDVRRAHASSQIRLRDEKGKQIEEEQFRQRNPGASIKVTTPHQLASIVFKTSGHEAAALDVADCDVILDEVHVYDNLARAMTLELVKELVRLGCRVHIGTATIPDDLKQHFINALGGSRRVYQVQLKKRALTKFNRHEVSKLLDETSARALVKKVVTGENKERVLFVANRVKLAQERYQWAQKELPNVPVLLVHSRFRRCDRADLESLIDVFDKSEGPCVVIATQVVEVSLDISFDRLVTDAAPLDSLIQRFGRIHRRRTSDTIGTYKPVHVIAPATTDKDIQPYDADVVRRSFDLLPDGLLRETELQQLINQVYDKITVPPIDVHTAPIWELCHRPKSYLIAALEIDGAVCILAKDRETYLKPKGINRQELEIPVPWKSIAAFVAAKTFPPLEAGNYPYVIPDNLYQYDPEGITLGLVLPDKPESVRAGASSTTAKRMI, encoded by the coding sequence ATGGAACTCTTAGCAAAAAGTCCCGAACAGGGAGGATTGACGCTGTTGCAGCACACGCAGCACGTGGTCGACTGTATTTTGAAAATGGCACGGGAATACGGCTTTAACACGAGATTAGCTCGATTGGGTGCTGTACTGCATGACCTAGGCAAAGCTCATCCTTATTTTCAGCGCGTGTTACAGGGAAAGATTGGCAAAATAGAGAATGATGAATCTGATCCACACCGGCACGAGATTTCGTCGCTGCTTTTTCTACCCTTATTCGACCGAAGGGATTGGCCTATTCTAATTGATACGGTTGTTGCTCACCATAAATCATTAAAGTCATTACAGAATAATAACGCATCCAGACGCGGACTCAATGATTTGAAACGTGATTTTGGGCCCAATGATGTATTTCTCCGGCACGCCGATTATACCTACAGCGGTTGCCATGAAGTGTGGGAAGTCTGGTCGGCGCGGGTAGAACCTGTAGTAAAAGCATTCAAGGTAAACTACCGTTTAATCAGCCGCGAAGAGGCCCGAGAAGCGTTTGATTACGCCATTGAGTACTGTAAAAGTCGACCTACTGGTCGGTCGCGATGGCGAGGTTTGCTGATGAGTGCTGACCATTTTGCCTCCGAGCACATGCACGAGGCTAAATCACTTCTTAATAGCTACTATAAGCGGCCTAATCTCACTTATTACAGTCGACAGTCTGATTTACACCCTCTTTCATTATTGCCAACGGATCGCCGAAACCGGCACACGCTGGTTATTGCGCCGACGGGGGCTGGAAAGACAGACTTTTTGCTACGCCGTTGTCTAGGGCGAGTCGTATATACGTTGCCGTTTCAGGCTTCAATCAATGCCATGTACCTTCGAGTAAACGAAAATTTAAACAAGAAAGATGGTAAATGGCTGCCTCGCAACGAGCAAACGGATGTTCGGCGGGCGCACGCATCGTCACAGATCAGGCTTCGAGACGAAAAAGGTAAGCAGATTGAAGAAGAACAATTCCGGCAGCGAAATCCAGGAGCTAGTATTAAAGTAACAACTCCGCACCAGTTGGCTAGTATTGTATTTAAGACTAGTGGTCATGAAGCGGCAGCACTCGATGTTGCTGACTGCGACGTGATTTTAGATGAGGTGCATGTATACGACAATCTGGCTCGGGCAATGACACTTGAGTTGGTCAAGGAACTGGTACGGTTAGGATGCCGGGTGCATATTGGCACAGCTACTATTCCTGATGATCTAAAACAACATTTCATTAATGCACTGGGCGGTAGCCGACGTGTTTACCAGGTTCAGTTAAAGAAGCGAGCGCTTACCAAATTTAACCGACATGAAGTGAGCAAGTTGCTTGATGAAACATCTGCTCGTGCGCTGGTGAAAAAAGTAGTTACGGGTGAAAATAAGGAGCGTGTCTTGTTTGTCGCTAATCGGGTTAAACTTGCTCAGGAACGGTACCAATGGGCGCAAAAAGAATTGCCGAACGTGCCTGTATTGTTGGTTCATAGTCGTTTCCGACGGTGTGACAGAGCTGATTTGGAAAGCCTGATTGATGTATTTGACAAGTCAGAGGGGCCATGCGTGGTCATTGCTACACAGGTTGTCGAAGTAAGTTTAGATATTTCGTTTGACCGACTAGTAACGGATGCCGCTCCATTGGATAGCTTGATTCAGCGTTTCGGGCGTATTCACCGTCGACGCACTTCCGATACGATTGGTACATACAAGCCGGTTCACGTAATCGCACCAGCTACTACAGACAAAGACATCCAGCCTTATGATGCGGATGTGGTGCGACGCAGTTTTGATTTGTTGCCCGATGGATTACTACGTGAGACGGAGTTGCAGCAACTCATAAATCAGGTATACGATAAAATTACTGTTCCACCGATTGATGTTCACACCGCTCCTATTTGGGAACTGTGTCATCGTCCGAAGTCATACCTGATTGCTGCTCTTGAAATAGATGGAGCCGTTTGCATTCTGGCAAAGGATCGGGAAACGTACTTAAAACCGAAGGGTATAAACCGCCAAGAATTAGAGATACCCGTTCCCTGGAAGAGTATTGCCGCTTTCGTTGCTGCCAAAACCTTTCCTCCACTCGAAGCAGGTAATTATCCATACGTTATTCCA